Genomic segment of Streptomyces sp. NA02950:
GGTGCCGGACAGGTGCTTGCCCGCCTCGACGGTGTAGCCCCACGGTCCGTCCGGGTGGCTCGCGGAGGTGACGTGGAAGTGCGCGCCTGCCTTGCCGCGGTTGGCGAAGTCCAGCCGCAGGCTGCCGTTCGCCACGGTGGCGTCGGCGGACAGGTCGTACGGCAGCGGCCGGGCGCGCCGCAGCCCGGACTCCTGGTGGGGCAGCGAGGGGTTGGCCGGGGGCGTGGGCACGTAGTCCGGGTGCCGGTCGTGGTCCGGCGGCAGATAGCCGTCGGTGTCCGGGAGGGACGGGACCTTGGTGTCGCTGCGCGCGAAGTCGAATGCCCCCGTCAGGTCACCGCACACCGCGCGGCGCCACCGCGAGATGTTCGGCTCCTCGACACCGAAGCGCTCCTCCATCAGCCGGATGATCGAGGTGTGGTCCAGCGTCTGGGAGCACACATAGCCACCGGTGCTCCACGGCGACACCACCAGCATCGGGACCCGCTGGCCGAGGCCGTAGGGGCCCGCGGGCTGGGACGCGGAGCCCGGGTAGAGCTCACCGGTGGTGTCCACGGTCGAGGCGCCGCGGTCCTCGGCGGGCGCGTACGCCGGTATCACGTGGTCGAAGAAGCCGTCGTTCTCGTCGTACGTAAGCCTGAGCCCCGCCGGGCTCGCGGCACCCTCGGGGCCAGGGCTTATCGCACCCTGTCTGAACTGCAGAAAGGCGATTTCCGGCCGTCCGGGCGGCTTGAAATCGCCCCCTACCTGCGGGGACAC
This window contains:
- a CDS encoding phospholipase domain-containing protein; translation: MSPQVGGDFKPPGRPEIAFLQFRQGAISPGPEGAASPAGLRLTYDENDGFFDHVIPAYAPAEDRGASTVDTTGELYPGSASQPAGPYGLGQRVPMLVVSPWSTGGYVCSQTLDHTSIIRLMEERFGVEEPNISRWRRAVCGDLTGAFDFARSDTKVPSLPDTDGYLPPDHDRHPDYVPTPPANPSLPHQESGLRRARPLPYDLSADATVANGSLRLDFANRGKAGAHFHVTSASHPDGPWGYTVEAGKHLSGTWGTAEGKDTYDVEVHGPGGFVRHLTGRITGRGPEVSARHVRATGEVELTLTNQGDTAVRLTVTDGYHHQKRAEYRLRPGGRAVHTVDTKRSHQWYDVSVASDGDSGYLRRLAGHVETGRAGTSDPALSAG